AAGCGACCCCGAGCTGCTGGCCGCCGCCACCCTTGCGGGAGCCGCCGCCATGGTCTCGGTGGCCCTCACCCGCACCCCGCGCCCACCCGCCGAGGAGGTGACCGCCCAGGTGTGGGCCTTCCTCCGCGGCGCGGTGAACCCGTCCGGCCCCGCCGCCTGAGAGGACCCACGCCGTGCCCCCGACCCATGATGCCCTCCGTCGTGCAGGCGGCGATCGCGTCTCGACGCCGGAAGGCCTCGCCGCAGACCTGGCTGCCGGGTACCCGCGCGCCCCCGGCGCGGGCGCACGGGTCGACCGTGCCACCGTCGAGGGCGACCTCGCCGCCGTCGCGCGCGACGGTTACGTGCTCCTCCCCGAGCTGCTCACCCCCCGGGAGTGCGCCGAGATCAGGCAAGCCGTGACGCCGCTGCTCGACAGGACCGGCCGCAACGCCTTCGAGGGCCACCGGACACAGCGCGTCTACAGTCTGCTCAACAAGACCCGCTGCTGCGACCGGCTCGTCGAGCACCCCAGGGTCCTGGCCCTGCTGGACCGGCTGTTCGAACCCGGCTACCTGCTGTCCCAGCTCCAGGTCATCAACATCACCCCGGGCGAGCACGCCCAACTGCTGCACACCGACGACGCGTTATACCGTTCACCGCGCCCGCGACCGCCTCTCGGAGCGGCCACGATATGGGCCGTCGACCCGTTCACCCACGACAACGGGGGCACCGTCGTCCTGCCGGGCAGCCACCTCTGGGGCGACGACCGCCGCCCCGGCGGCCGTGACCCCCGCATGACGGCCGTGATGCCCCCCGGCTCCTGCCTGTTCTTCGTCGGCACCCTGTGGCACGGCGGCGGCGCCAACCGCTCGGGGGGCGACCGCCTCTCCCTGACCGCCCAGTACTGCCAGCCCTGGCTGCGGCCGCAGGAAGCCTTCACCCTCTCCGTCACGCGCGAGACCGCCAGGACGGTGTCCGAGGACATCCGGCGCATGATCGGCTACAGCGTCCACCCCCCGTTCATCGGCATGGTCGACGGCATGCACCCTCGACGCCTGCTGGAGGCGCGGCCCTCCGCCTCGCGGCCGGCGGGCGGGTGACCGGCCGTGCTCGCGGAGCCCGGGCACCGGCGCCCGGGCTCCGCGAGCACGGCCGCCCGCATCCTGTGGACTCCGGGGTGCGGCCCCCGGTCTCGCGGAGCCCGGGGTGGGTGCGGTGATCGCCGAGATCGTGGCCCCCGCGCTGGGGATCGCCCTGTCGCCCTTCCCGCTGGTGCCCGCGATCCTCCTGCTGCTCAGCGCGCGGGCGCGGCAGAACAGCAGTGCCTTCGTCGTCGGCTGGACGGTCGGGGTCGCCGGTGC
The genomic region above belongs to Streptomyces marianii and contains:
- a CDS encoding phytanoyl-CoA dioxygenase family protein, which codes for MPPTHDALRRAGGDRVSTPEGLAADLAAGYPRAPGAGARVDRATVEGDLAAVARDGYVLLPELLTPRECAEIRQAVTPLLDRTGRNAFEGHRTQRVYSLLNKTRCCDRLVEHPRVLALLDRLFEPGYLLSQLQVINITPGEHAQLLHTDDALYRSPRPRPPLGAATIWAVDPFTHDNGGTVVLPGSHLWGDDRRPGGRDPRMTAVMPPGSCLFFVGTLWHGGGANRSGGDRLSLTAQYCQPWLRPQEAFTLSVTRETARTVSEDIRRMIGYSVHPPFIGMVDGMHPRRLLEARPSASRPAGG